The following proteins are co-located in the Pseudomonas sp. ATCC 13867 genome:
- a CDS encoding crotonase/enoyl-CoA hydratase family protein, translating to MSVIIERNGPVTTLVIARPAVRNAVDRPTAQALADALRDFEQDREARVAVLTGAGGTFCAGADLAAVAEDGERRNRLETEGDGPMGPSRMQLSKPLIAAIEGYAVAGGLELALLADLRVMAEDAVCGVFCRRFGVPLIDGGTVRLPRIIGQGRALDMILTGRPVGAHEALTMGLANRVVPRGQALETAEELAREIAEFPQRCMLADRDSVFTQWNLSFDVALANEFQGGMTVVQSGETVEGAKRFADGKGRHGEF from the coding sequence ATGAGTGTGATTATCGAGAGGAACGGCCCGGTCACCACCCTGGTCATCGCCCGGCCGGCGGTACGCAATGCGGTCGACCGGCCCACCGCCCAGGCGCTGGCCGATGCCTTGCGCGATTTCGAGCAGGATCGGGAGGCGCGGGTCGCGGTACTCACCGGCGCCGGCGGTACCTTCTGTGCGGGCGCCGACCTGGCGGCGGTGGCCGAGGACGGCGAGCGGCGCAATCGCCTGGAGACCGAGGGCGACGGGCCGATGGGGCCGAGCCGCATGCAACTGTCCAAACCGCTGATCGCCGCCATCGAAGGCTACGCCGTGGCGGGCGGGCTGGAACTGGCGCTGCTGGCCGATCTGCGGGTGATGGCCGAGGACGCGGTGTGCGGGGTGTTCTGCCGGCGCTTCGGGGTGCCGCTGATCGACGGCGGCACCGTGCGGCTGCCGCGCATCATCGGCCAGGGGCGGGCGCTGGACATGATCCTCACCGGCCGTCCGGTCGGGGCGCACGAAGCACTGACGATGGGCCTGGCCAACCGCGTGGTGCCGCGCGGGCAGGCGCTGGAAACGGCGGAGGAGCTGGCGCGGGAGATCGCCGAGTTTCCCCAGCGCTGCATGCTGGCCGACCGGGACAGCGTTTTCACGCAGTGGAACCTGTCCTTCGACGTGGCGCTGGCCAATGAATTTCAGGGCGGGATGACGGTGGTCCAGAGCGGCGAGACGGTGGAGGGGGCGAAGCGTTTTGCCGACGGGAAAGGGCGGCACGGGGAGTTCTGA
- a CDS encoding SDR family oxidoreductase: MSDALRFDGKVVIVTGAGGGIGRAHALLFARHGAKVVVNDLGGSTHGEGASASAADRVVAEIREAGGTAIANHDSVTDGEKIVRQAVEEFGRIDVVVNNAGILRDKTFHKMEDADWDLVYKVHVEGAYKVTRAAWPFMREQGYGRVIFTSSTSGIYGNFGQSNYGMAKLGLYGLTRNLAIEGRKNNIFVNAIAPTGGTRMTEGLIPPQVFEALKPELVSPLVVYLGSEACQETSGLFEVGGGWIGKVRWERSLGVGFDPRKGFSVEDVAANFAQICDFDNAAHPADNVEALREMMANLQKYAG, from the coding sequence ATGAGTGATGCCCTGCGTTTCGACGGAAAAGTCGTGATCGTTACCGGAGCCGGTGGTGGTATCGGCCGTGCCCACGCCCTGCTGTTCGCCAGGCATGGCGCCAAGGTGGTGGTGAACGACCTGGGTGGCAGCACTCACGGCGAAGGCGCCAGCGCCTCGGCTGCCGACCGCGTGGTGGCGGAAATCCGCGAAGCCGGCGGCACCGCCATCGCCAACCACGACTCGGTGACCGACGGCGAGAAGATCGTCCGCCAGGCTGTCGAGGAGTTCGGCCGCATCGACGTGGTGGTGAACAATGCCGGCATCCTGCGCGACAAGACCTTCCACAAGATGGAAGACGCCGACTGGGACCTGGTCTACAAGGTCCACGTCGAAGGCGCCTACAAGGTGACCCGCGCCGCCTGGCCGTTCATGCGCGAGCAGGGCTATGGCCGGGTGATCTTCACCTCGTCCACCTCCGGCATCTACGGCAACTTCGGCCAGAGCAACTACGGCATGGCCAAGCTGGGCCTCTACGGCCTGACCCGCAACCTGGCCATCGAAGGCCGCAAGAACAACATCTTCGTCAACGCCATCGCCCCCACCGGCGGCACCCGCATGACCGAAGGCCTGATTCCGCCGCAGGTGTTCGAGGCGCTCAAGCCCGAACTGGTCAGCCCGCTGGTGGTGTACCTGGGCAGCGAGGCCTGCCAGGAAACCTCCGGCCTGTTCGAGGTCGGTGGCGGCTGGATCGGCAAGGTCCGCTGGGAGCGCAGCCTGGGCGTGGGCTTCGACCCGCGCAAGGGCTTCAGTGTCGAGGACGTAGCGGCCAACTTTGCGCAGATCTGTGACTTCGACAACGCCGCGCACCCGGCGGACAACGTCGAGGCGCTGCGCGAGATGATGGCGAACCTGCAGAAATACGCCGGTTGA
- a CDS encoding alpha/beta fold hydrolase: MGLPGIALCDWRAQGRSFTFRGHDIRYWSAGSGEPLLLIHGFPTASWDWHYLWRPLAERYRVIACDMLGFGDSAKPRGHDYRIHEQAELQQALLEHLKVREPIHLLVHDYGNSVGQELLARHEDGRLRVASCVFLNGGLFPETHRAVLSQKLLLSPLGGVFGRLFDRRRLAQNFAKVFGPRTQPSAEELDSFWSLIRHNDGQRVMHRLIHYILDRREHRERWVGAMQRTRVPLRVIDGPLDPISGAHMVARYRELIPQPDTVLLDGIGHYPQVEAPERVLEHYLAFRQERTP; the protein is encoded by the coding sequence ATGGGCCTGCCCGGCATCGCCCTGTGCGACTGGCGCGCACAGGGCCGCTCCTTCACCTTTCGGGGCCACGACATCCGCTACTGGAGCGCCGGCAGCGGCGAGCCGCTGCTGCTGATCCACGGCTTCCCCACTGCCTCCTGGGACTGGCATTACCTGTGGCGCCCGCTGGCCGAGCGCTACCGGGTGATCGCCTGCGACATGCTCGGCTTCGGCGACTCCGCCAAACCGCGCGGGCACGACTACCGCATCCACGAACAGGCCGAGTTGCAGCAGGCGTTGCTGGAGCACCTGAAGGTGCGCGAGCCGATTCACCTGCTGGTGCACGACTATGGCAACAGCGTCGGTCAGGAACTGTTGGCCAGGCACGAGGATGGGCGTTTGCGTGTGGCGTCGTGCGTGTTCCTCAATGGTGGACTGTTCCCGGAAACCCACCGTGCGGTGCTGTCGCAGAAGCTGCTGCTCAGCCCGCTGGGCGGCGTATTCGGCCGACTGTTCGACCGCCGGCGACTGGCGCAGAACTTCGCCAAGGTCTTCGGCCCGCGAACGCAGCCCTCGGCGGAGGAACTGGACAGCTTCTGGAGCCTGATCCGGCATAACGACGGGCAGCGCGTGATGCACCGGCTGATCCACTACATCCTCGACCGCCGCGAACACCGTGAGCGCTGGGTCGGCGCCATGCAGCGCACGCGGGTGCCGCTGCGGGTGATCGATGGGCCGCTCGACCCGATTTCCGGTGCGCACATGGTGGCGCGCTACCGGGAACTGATCCCGCAGCCGGATACCGTGCTGCTCGACGGCATCGGCCACTACCCGCAGGTCGAGGCACCGGAGCGGGTGCTGGAGCATTATCTGGCGTTTCGTCAGGAGCGGACGCCGTAG
- a CDS encoding class II aldolase/adducin family protein: MHAAHPLPTVNVKEQVSAAEWQTRVDLAACYRLIAMHGWDDLIFTHISAKVPGTEDFLINPFGMMFHEITASSLVKVDVSGKKLMDSPYEINPAGYTIHSAVHEVRHDVSCVLHTHTAAGIAVSAQKQGLLPISQQSLFVLASLAYHGYEGVALNHDEKARLQADLGEAGFMILPNHGLLSCGPTIADTFLMMFVLQRACEIQVLAQGGGAELIMIPQQILDGAMAMAAGVTRSKQGLGGALAWPALLRKLDQQNPGYRD; this comes from the coding sequence ATGCACGCCGCACACCCGCTGCCCACCGTGAACGTCAAGGAGCAGGTCTCCGCCGCCGAATGGCAGACCCGTGTCGATCTGGCCGCCTGCTACCGACTGATCGCGATGCACGGCTGGGATGACCTGATCTTCACCCATATCTCCGCCAAGGTACCCGGCACCGAAGACTTCCTGATCAACCCCTTCGGCATGATGTTCCACGAGATCACCGCGTCCAGCCTGGTGAAGGTCGATGTCTCCGGCAAGAAGCTGATGGACAGCCCCTACGAGATCAACCCGGCCGGCTACACCATCCACAGCGCCGTCCACGAAGTCCGCCACGACGTCTCCTGCGTGCTGCACACCCACACCGCCGCCGGCATCGCCGTCTCCGCGCAGAAGCAGGGCCTGCTGCCGATTTCCCAGCAGTCGCTGTTCGTGCTCGCAAGCCTTGCCTACCACGGCTACGAGGGTGTGGCGCTGAACCACGATGAGAAGGCGCGCCTGCAGGCGGACCTGGGCGAGGCCGGCTTCATGATCCTGCCCAACCACGGCCTGCTGAGCTGCGGGCCGACCATCGCCGACACCTTCCTGATGATGTTCGTCCTGCAGCGCGCCTGCGAAATCCAGGTGCTGGCCCAGGGCGGCGGCGCCGAGTTGATCATGATCCCGCAGCAGATTCTCGACGGCGCAATGGCGATGGCGGCCGGCGTCACCCGCAGCAAGCAGGGCCTGGGCGGCGCGCTGGCGTGGCCGGCGTTGCTGCGCAAGCTGGACCAGCAGAACCCCGGCTACCGTGACTGA
- a CDS encoding WbqC family protein: protein MKKTAIMQPYFFPYLGYFSLIKHTDLFVLFDTVQYIHHGWIERNRILKPQDGWLYIRVPRVKHHRETLIKDVRLDNRQDWRRSFFSQLEVYRKVAPHYHDVREMIATALDHPFDDIVSLNKTTLEATCAYLGFPRQMPVLSRMDLSLQRPQAPDEWALNICKALEGVEEYWNPPGGQSFFDRGKYQAAGLTLRFQEPRLVPYDQKRPTFEAGLSIIDVMMFNSPADTSRMLDAYELS, encoded by the coding sequence GTGAAGAAGACCGCCATCATGCAGCCCTATTTCTTTCCGTACCTGGGCTATTTCAGCCTGATCAAGCACACCGACCTGTTCGTCCTGTTCGACACGGTGCAGTACATCCACCACGGCTGGATCGAGCGCAACCGCATCCTCAAGCCGCAGGACGGCTGGCTGTACATTCGCGTGCCGCGCGTCAAGCATCACCGCGAGACGCTGATCAAGGACGTGCGCCTGGACAACCGCCAGGACTGGCGGCGCAGTTTCTTTTCGCAATTGGAGGTGTACCGCAAGGTCGCACCGCACTACCACGACGTGCGGGAAATGATCGCAACGGCGCTGGACCACCCGTTCGACGACATCGTCTCGCTGAACAAGACCACCCTGGAGGCAACCTGCGCCTACCTGGGCTTCCCCCGGCAGATGCCGGTGCTCTCGCGCATGGACCTGTCCCTGCAGCGCCCGCAGGCGCCGGACGAGTGGGCGCTGAATATCTGCAAGGCGCTGGAGGGCGTGGAGGAATACTGGAACCCGCCGGGCGGGCAGAGCTTCTTCGACCGCGGCAAGTACCAGGCGGCCGGGCTGACACTGCGCTTCCAGGAACCCAGGCTCGTCCCCTACGACCAGAAGCGCCCGACCTTCGAGGCGGGCTTGTCGATCATCGACGTGATGATGTTCAACTCCCCCGCCGATACCTCCCGCATGCTCGATGCCTACGAGCTCAGTTGA